One Phaseolus vulgaris cultivar G19833 chromosome 11, P. vulgaris v2.0, whole genome shotgun sequence genomic window carries:
- the LOC137818387 gene encoding phosphoenolpyruvate carboxylase — MATRNLEKMASIDAQLRLLVPSKVSDDDKLVEYDALLLDRFLDILQDLHGGDIRETVQDCYELSAEYEGQNNPQKLEELGNMLTGLDAGDSIVISKSFAHMLNLANLAEEVQIAYRRRIKLLKKGDFIDENSAITESDIEETFKRLVNQLKKTPQEIFDALKSQTVDLVLTAHPTQSVRRSLLQKHGRIRNCLTQLYAKDITPDDKQELDEALQREIQAAFRTDEIRRTPPTPQDEMRAGMSYFHETIWKGIPKFLRRVDTALKNIGINERIPHNAPVIQFSSWMGGDRDGNPRVTPEVTRDVCLLARMMAANLYFSQIEDLMFELSMWRCNDELRVRSDELLTSSKRDAKHYIEFWKQIPPNEPYRVILGDVRDKLYNTRERARQLLANGSSEIPEETTFTNVEQFLEPLELCYRSLCACGDQPIADGSLLDFLRQVSTFGLSLVRLDIRQESDRHTDVMDAITRHLEIGSYREWSEERKQEWLLSELSGKRPLFGPDLPKTDEIADVLETFHVIAELPSDSFGAYIISMATAPSDVLAVELLQRECHVKQPLRVVPLFEKLADLEAAPAALARLFSVDWYRDRINGKQEVMIGYSDSGKDAGRLSAAWALYKAQEELIKVAKDFGVKLTMFHGRGGTVGRGGGPTHLAILSQPPDTIHGSLRVTVQGEVIEQSFGEEHLCFRTLQRFTAATLEHGMHPPVAPKPEWRALMDEMAVIATEEYRSIVFQEPRFVEYFRCATPELEYGRMNIGSRPSKRKPSGGIESLRAIPWIFAWTQTRFHLPVWLGFGAAFRHVVKKDPKNLQMLQDMYNQWPFFRVTIDLVEMVFAKGDPGIAALYDKLLVTEELWSFGERLRSMYEETKRLLLQVAGHRDLLEGDPYLKQRLRLRDSYTTTLNVLQAYTLKRIRDPDYHVNLKPHLSKDYMESSNPAAELVKLNPTSEYAPGLEDTLILTMKGIAAGMQNTG, encoded by the exons atgGCCACAAGGAACCTAGAGAAGATGGCTTCAATTGATGCTCAGTTGAGGTTGCTGGTACCAAGTAAGGTTTCTGATGATGACAAGCTTGTTGAGTACGATGCTTTATTGCTGGACCGCTTCCTTGACATTCTTCAGGATTTGCATGGGGGTGATATTAGAGAAACT GTTCAAGATTGTTATGAGCTGTCTGCTGAGTATGAAGGGCAGAATAACCCTCAGAAGTTGGAGGAACTTGGGAACATGCTAACTGGTCTTGACGCTGGGGATTCTATTGTGATTTCCAAGTCGTTTGCTCATATGCTTAATTTGGCCAACTTGGCTGAAGAAGTTCAAATTGCTTACCGTAGAAGGATTAAGTTATTGAAGAAGGGTGATTTTATTGATGAGAATTCTGCTATCACCGAGTCAGATATTGAAGAGACCTTCAAGAGGCTTGTGAATCAACTGAAAAAGACCCCTCAAGAAATCTTTGATGCTTTGAAGAGCCAAACTGTAGATTTGGTCCTAACTGCTCATCCTACTCAATCTGTTCGTAGATCTTTGTTGCAAAAGCATGGCAG GATTAGGAATTGCTTGACACAATTGTATGCTAAAGACATAACACCAGATGATAAGCAGGAGCTTGATGAGGCTTTACAAAGAGAG ATTCAAGCTGCATTTCGTACAGATGAAATTCGAAGGACCCCTCCAACACCTCAAGATGAGATGAGAGCAGGAATGAGCTACTTTCATGAGACCATCTGGAAAGGCATACCAAAATTTTTGCGCCGAGTTGACACAGCTTTGAAGAACATTGGCATAAATGAACGTATTCCACATAATGCCCCtgttattcaattttcttcttgGATGGGAGGAGATCGTGATG GTAATCCCAGGGTAACTCCAGAAGTTACAAGGGATGTGTGTTTGCTAGCTAGAATGATGGCTGCTAATTTGTACTTCTCTCAGATTGAGGATCTCATGTTTGAG TTGTCTATGTGGCGCTGCAATGATGAGCTACGTGTTCGTTCTGATGAACTCCTTACCTCCTCAAAGAGAGATGCAAAACATTATATCG AGTTTTGGAAACAGATTCCTCCAAATGAGCCATATCGTGTTATTCTCGGTGATGTAAGggacaaattatataatacacgTGAACGTGCTCGGCAGTTGTTAGCCAATGGAAGCTCTGAAATCCCTGAGGAGACGACCTTCACAAATGTCGAACAG ttccTGGAGCCTCTTGAATTGTGTTATAGGTCGCTGTGTGCTTGTGGTGACCAACCAATAGCTGATGGAAGCCTTCTTGATTTCTTGCGCCAAGTTTCCACATTTGGGCTTTCACTTGTAAGGCTTGATATCCGTCAAGAATCCGATCGGCACACTGATGTTATGGATGCTATTACAAGGCACTTGGAGATTGGATCTTATCGAGAATGGTCAGAGGAACGCAAGCAGGAATGGTTGCTATCTGAACTCAGTGGAAAGCGCCCTCTCTTCGGTCCCGACCTTCCTAAAACAGATGAAATTGCTGATGTATTGGAAACCTTCCATGTCATTGCTGAACTTCCTTCAGACAGCTTTGGTGCTTATATCATCTCAATGGCAACAGCTCCATCTGATGTTCTTGCTGTCGAACTTTTACAACGTGAATGTCATGTTAAGCAGCCATTAAGGGTTGTCCCATTGTTTGAAAAGCTTGCTGATCTTGAGGCTGCTCCTGCTGCACTGGCCCGCTTATTCTCTGTAGATTGGTACAGAGACCGTATCAATGGGAAACAAGAAGTTATGATAGGGTACTCAGACTCAGGAAAAGATGCTGGCCGTCTCTCTGCTGCCTGGGCACTGTACAAGGCTCAAGAGGAACTCATAAAGGTTGCAAAAGACTTTGGTGTTAAGCTTACAATGTTCCATGGCAGAGGAGGGACTGTGGGAAGAGGAGGAGGTCCCACTCATCTTGCTATATTATCTCAGCCACCAGATACAATTCATGGCTCACTTCGGGTAACAGTGCAGGGCGAAGTTATTGAACAGTCATTTGGAGAGGAGCACTTGTGCTTCAGAACACTTCAGCGCTTTACTGCTGCTACACTTGAGCATGGAATGCACCCTCCTGTGGCACCAAAACCAGAATGGCGTGCCCTCATGGATGAGATGGCTGTCATTGCTACAGAGGAGTATCGCTCCATTGTTTTCCAGGAACCCCGTTTCGTTGAGTACTTCCGATGT GCAACTCCTGAGTTGGAGTACGGAAGAATGAACATTGGCAGTCGTCCATCAAAAAGAAAGCCAAGTGGAGGAATTGAATCACTCCGTGCAATCCCATGGATCTTTGCTTGGACTCAGACAAGGTTCCATCTGCCTGTATGGCTTGGCTTTGGGGCAGCATTTAGGCATGTAGTTAAGAAGGATCCAAAGAATCTGCAAATGCTTCAAGATATGTATAATCAATGGCCTTTCTTCAGGGTCACCATTGACTTAGTTGAGATGGTGTTCGCTAAGGGAGACCCCGGGATTGCAGCCCTTTATGACAAACTCCTAGTGACAGAGGAACTGTGGTCATTTGGTGAGCGATTAAGGTCTATGTATGAAGAAACCAAGAGGCTTCTCCTACAG GTTGCTGGACACAGAGATCTCCTTGAAGGAGATCCTTACTTGAAGCAAAGACTTCGTCTTCGTGATTCGTACACCACAACCCTTAATGTCCTGCAAGCCTACACACTGAAGCGTATCCGTGATCCTGACTACCATGTGAACTTGAAGCCACATTTGTCCAAAGACTACATGGAATCAAGCAACCCAGCTGCTGAGCTTGTGAAACTCAACCCTACCAGTGAATATGCTCCTGGTCTGGAGGATACCCTTATTTTGACAATGAAGGGTATAGCTGCTGGAATGCAAAACACTGGTTAA